The following coding sequences lie in one Maribacter forsetii DSM 18668 genomic window:
- a CDS encoding SusC/RagA family TonB-linked outer membrane protein has product MLNPILAADLRGQKLENYKVDIAVKGASVLDILDDIENQTNFKFVYDRKVGKLKNTYNIAHDGVSLRSVLELMAKDANLTFRRINKTISITVKPKVYKRVVEVEFLTVNGTVTDQGGVPLVGATVLEKGTLNGVTTDFDGNFTIDVKSDAVLEVSYLGFTTQEIALQGQTTLTVQLAEDATQLDDVVVVGYGTQKRSDVTGSIASVKSENFNKGVVANPGQLLQGKVAGVNITSVSGEPGASQNIVIRGIGSFRSGTSPLFVIDGFVIDNTSTGVASNPLNFINPQDIESMDVLKDASAAAIYGARAANGVIVITTKKGKTGKTEMNVSVSTAFATLANKIDVFSADEFRTQVPTVGGTLVDGGANTNWQDELTQTGISKNVNFSMSGGASDKFNYYASVGVDDQEGTFANSSLKRYSGRLNLNQKALNGKLNVDFNLSATRTLNNRPDASATVTDMLELNPTIPLYTNGEPTILDDNRLNPLIRNEIYADESNSNRILANISPSVEFVKGLTYKLSLGVDYSSTNRDQQRAPYALLEDLNQGYLNTWITTNQNTQVDNTLTYTFEKGDHGATILVGHSYQEVLFQQKRFELQSFADNDIDPRYQDQISSQEFPTSLFSTAEKNELQSFFGRVNYDYQDKYLLTATMRADGSSKFGENNKYGYFPSVALGWNISKENFLAESTVVNNLKLRASWGQTGSQEGIDNKVSLASYIDSKSDNDTYPLDDSATTLDGYPFGTVPARTANPNLKWEVATQTNIGLDYGFLNNKITGTIDYFNKVTTDVVLFANRVDPIQPTEKIWTNLEDLEIHNSGLEFALDFRTMIGEDFSLNVGGNATFINNEVTDSPFAIITTGAAQGGGQTGATINGYLNNEAIGTFYMKEFIGIGDDGLNQFRDVNGDGEILDDDRIASGSALPDFTYAFYLNFDYKNFDLGFNFNGVSGNKIYNHTAMSSFSKGQLSRNLNTTDFAIQFPNEDVSNSNEVSTRYLEDGAYLKLNNATLGYNLLASKIGLGDYVNNIRFTLTGQNLFIITDYTGYSPEVNTGNAIDGIQTFGIDRYTYPNSRTILFGLNVSF; this is encoded by the coding sequence ATGCTGAATCCCATACTTGCAGCTGACCTTAGGGGCCAAAAATTAGAAAATTATAAAGTGGATATTGCCGTAAAAGGCGCATCGGTTTTGGATATTTTAGATGATATCGAAAATCAGACGAATTTTAAATTTGTCTATGACCGCAAAGTGGGTAAGTTGAAAAACACCTATAATATTGCGCATGACGGCGTGTCTTTACGTTCGGTGTTAGAGCTAATGGCCAAAGATGCTAACCTTACGTTCAGAAGAATTAACAAAACCATCTCGATAACTGTAAAACCTAAGGTCTACAAAAGAGTGGTAGAAGTTGAGTTCCTAACTGTAAATGGTACGGTAACAGATCAAGGCGGTGTTCCTTTGGTGGGTGCAACGGTACTTGAAAAAGGAACTTTGAACGGAGTTACGACAGATTTTGATGGTAACTTCACCATAGATGTTAAGAGCGATGCTGTATTAGAAGTATCGTATTTGGGCTTTACAACTCAAGAAATAGCGCTACAGGGTCAAACTACGTTGACCGTTCAGTTAGCGGAAGATGCTACCCAGTTAGATGATGTTGTTGTCGTTGGTTACGGTACTCAAAAACGATCGGATGTGACCGGTTCTATTGCATCGGTAAAGAGCGAAAACTTTAATAAAGGGGTAGTTGCCAATCCTGGTCAGCTATTACAAGGTAAGGTTGCCGGTGTTAACATTACTTCGGTAAGTGGTGAGCCTGGTGCCTCCCAAAATATCGTTATTCGTGGTATCGGTAGTTTTAGATCAGGTACTTCACCTTTGTTCGTTATTGATGGTTTTGTCATTGATAATACTTCTACGGGTGTAGCTTCCAATCCTTTAAATTTCATCAATCCGCAAGATATTGAGTCTATGGATGTATTGAAAGATGCTTCTGCCGCTGCCATATATGGGGCACGTGCTGCAAACGGGGTAATTGTGATCACGACCAAAAAAGGAAAAACCGGTAAAACGGAAATGAATGTTTCGGTCTCAACTGCTTTTGCAACATTGGCAAATAAAATTGATGTTTTTTCTGCGGATGAGTTTAGAACGCAGGTGCCAACTGTTGGTGGTACTTTGGTTGATGGAGGTGCAAATACCAATTGGCAAGATGAGCTTACACAAACAGGAATATCTAAAAATGTAAACTTTTCTATGAGCGGTGGTGCTTCAGATAAATTCAACTATTATGCTTCGGTAGGGGTTGATGATCAGGAGGGTACGTTTGCAAATAGTTCTTTAAAAAGATACTCTGGTCGTTTAAACTTAAATCAAAAAGCATTGAATGGTAAGTTGAACGTAGATTTTAATCTTTCCGCTACCAGAACATTGAACAATAGACCAGATGCTAGCGCTACGGTTACAGATATGTTAGAGTTGAATCCTACCATTCCTTTATACACGAATGGAGAACCAACGATATTGGATGATAACAGATTAAACCCGTTGATACGAAACGAAATTTATGCAGATGAGTCTAACAGCAATCGTATTCTAGCCAATATTTCCCCATCTGTAGAATTTGTAAAGGGGCTAACATATAAACTGAGCTTGGGTGTAGATTATTCTTCTACGAATAGAGATCAGCAACGTGCGCCTTATGCTTTGTTAGAAGATTTAAATCAAGGGTATTTAAATACATGGATTACTACTAACCAAAATACACAGGTAGATAATACCTTGACCTATACATTTGAAAAAGGTGATCATGGGGCAACGATTTTAGTAGGTCATTCGTACCAAGAAGTGTTATTTCAACAAAAGAGATTCGAGCTACAAAGTTTTGCCGACAATGACATTGATCCAAGATATCAAGATCAGATCAGTAGTCAAGAATTTCCTACTAGTTTATTTTCTACTGCAGAGAAGAATGAGTTACAGTCTTTCTTTGGTAGGGTAAATTATGACTATCAAGATAAATATTTATTGACTGCCACTATGCGTGCAGATGGTTCTTCAAAATTTGGAGAGAACAATAAGTATGGATATTTTCCTTCTGTTGCCTTAGGTTGGAATATTAGCAAAGAGAATTTCTTGGCAGAAAGTACAGTTGTTAATAACTTAAAGTTACGAGCTAGCTGGGGGCAAACGGGTAGTCAAGAAGGTATAGATAATAAAGTTTCCTTGGCGAGTTATATTGATAGTAAAAGTGATAATGATACCTACCCTTTAGATGATAGTGCTACTACTTTAGATGGTTACCCTTTTGGTACGGTACCAGCGAGAACTGCCAATCCCAATTTAAAATGGGAGGTAGCTACACAAACCAATATAGGTCTTGATTATGGTTTCTTGAACAATAAGATTACAGGTACAATAGATTACTTTAATAAGGTAACTACAGATGTAGTTTTGTTCGCCAATAGAGTAGATCCAATTCAGCCAACCGAGAAAATATGGACCAATCTTGAAGATTTGGAAATACATAACTCAGGTCTTGAATTTGCATTGGATTTTAGAACAATGATCGGTGAAGATTTCTCATTAAATGTTGGTGGTAATGCTACTTTCATAAACAATGAGGTAACAGATTCTCCTTTTGCCATTATTACCACTGGTGCTGCGCAAGGTGGCGGTCAAACGGGTGCTACGATCAATGGTTATTTAAATAATGAAGCTATCGGTACTTTTTACATGAAAGAGTTTATTGGTATTGGTGATGATGGTTTAAATCAATTTAGAGATGTTAATGGCGATGGTGAAATTTTAGATGATGACCGTATTGCCTCGGGTAGTGCTTTGCCAGATTTCACCTATGCGTTCTATTTGAATTTCGATTATAAGAATTTTGATCTTGGTTTTAACTTCAATGGTGTTTCCGGTAATAAAATTTATAACCATACCGCAATGTCCTCTTTCTCAAAAGGGCAATTGAGCAGAAACTTGAATACAACAGATTTTGCTATTCAATTTCCAAACGAAGATGTTAGCAATTCCAATGAGGTTTCAACGAGATATTTGGAAGACGGTGCTTACCTAAAATTGAATAATGCTACGTTGGGGTACAACCTTTTGGCAAGTAAAATAGGCTTGGGCGATTATGTGAACAATATACGTTTTACACTTACAGGTCAGAATTTATTCATCATTACAGATTATACGGGCTACAGCCCAGAGGTAAATACAGGTAATGCAATAGATGGTATTCAAACTTTTGGTATTGACCGGTATACTTACCCTAACTCAAGAACCATCTTGTTCGGTTTAAATGTATCCTTTTAA
- a CDS encoding RagB/SusD family nutrient uptake outer membrane protein, with protein sequence MKNKLIISSLFFVALLTWSCTDLEEELLDESLTGAQAEVISGAIAPAYGYISWTWRHVNYYGLQLIPSDEAILPYRGGTDWFDGGKFLAAHSHNFTPTNDLVASGWNELTTNISRTLAAIEVLTPLADEGDAEAAGALYEMKALRAYLNMLLLDSWGIVLKKESSEELSEVLRTQDAIDYIESELLSVVDVINDDKGPGRMTRSAVYGFLARLNLNAAVYRDPYGTPDFTQADMDAVITYTSNIIDSGSFSLSPEYFELFNDENHSNPELIFALDQRGVLTREHSRWAYWSIAGSMFPRPEWPSADGTDGPAITSDFYQTWADAYGDVDPAEADARFYQKNTLVPEVQLADLEGREKLLETENEDSFYCVQDVAFEMDRGILRGIQWGPRKGDDGQFLTCEDGTVKILPVRQVKGNGPSRDIGYVDHTLEIDFTNEGSLHNTGYRVSKYQFSRTSPNGNGNSSVDLVLMRLAEVYLMRAEAKLRNGDTAGALADVNIVRTSRTARPEQTPAPLSSIDTDDLFRERGFELYWEGFRRGDQIRFGKYEDSWTEKTDTDVNHRLFPIPQSAVDGASGIDGFLDQNQGY encoded by the coding sequence ATGAAAAATAAACTAATTATATCGTCATTGTTTTTTGTCGCATTGTTGACATGGAGCTGTACGGATCTAGAAGAAGAATTATTAGATGAATCATTGACCGGTGCCCAGGCAGAAGTTATCAGCGGAGCTATTGCGCCTGCTTACGGTTATATTTCTTGGACTTGGAGGCATGTCAATTATTATGGTCTGCAGCTTATACCCTCAGATGAGGCAATACTACCATATAGAGGAGGAACAGATTGGTTTGATGGTGGTAAGTTCTTGGCGGCACATAGCCATAATTTTACCCCTACAAATGATTTGGTTGCCAGTGGTTGGAATGAGCTTACTACCAATATTTCCAGAACCTTGGCAGCAATTGAAGTACTAACTCCGTTAGCGGATGAAGGAGATGCAGAAGCTGCAGGGGCTTTGTATGAAATGAAAGCGTTAAGGGCTTATTTGAACATGTTGTTGTTAGACAGCTGGGGTATCGTTCTTAAAAAGGAATCATCTGAAGAACTTTCTGAGGTATTGAGAACCCAAGATGCCATTGATTATATAGAAAGTGAATTGTTGTCTGTTGTTGATGTAATCAATGATGACAAAGGACCTGGTAGAATGACACGTTCTGCCGTTTACGGTTTTTTGGCTAGATTAAATCTTAACGCTGCTGTATACCGTGATCCTTATGGCACACCTGATTTTACGCAAGCCGATATGGATGCAGTAATAACATATACCAGCAATATCATAGACTCTGGAAGTTTCTCTTTATCTCCGGAGTATTTTGAACTGTTCAATGATGAAAATCATTCAAATCCTGAGTTGATATTTGCCTTAGATCAACGTGGGGTATTGACAAGAGAGCATAGCCGTTGGGCATATTGGTCTATTGCAGGATCAATGTTTCCAAGACCGGAGTGGCCTAGTGCCGATGGTACTGACGGACCTGCCATTACTTCAGATTTTTATCAAACATGGGCAGATGCCTATGGCGATGTAGATCCTGCAGAAGCAGATGCTCGTTTCTATCAAAAAAACACCTTGGTGCCAGAGGTACAATTGGCAGACTTGGAAGGTCGTGAAAAACTGTTGGAGACAGAGAACGAAGATAGTTTTTACTGTGTGCAAGATGTTGCATTTGAAATGGACAGAGGTATTCTTCGCGGTATACAGTGGGGACCAAGAAAAGGTGATGATGGTCAGTTTCTAACCTGTGAAGACGGTACAGTTAAAATATTACCTGTAAGACAAGTAAAAGGAAATGGTCCTTCACGAGATATAGGGTATGTAGATCACACTTTAGAAATTGATTTCACTAATGAGGGGTCATTGCATAATACAGGATATAGAGTTTCTAAATATCAATTTAGCCGCACCTCACCAAACGGTAATGGTAATAGTAGTGTTGATTTGGTGTTGATGAGATTAGCTGAGGTATACTTAATGAGAGCGGAAGCTAAATTAAGAAATGGCGATACCGCTGGTGCTTTGGCAGATGTGAATATAGTAAGGACATCTAGAACGGCACGCCCAGAACAAACACCCGCTCCATTATCTTCTATAGATACGGATGACTTATTTCGTGAGCGTGGTTTTGAACTGTATTGGGAAGGGTTTAGGCGAGGAGATCAAATACGTTTTGGAAAGTATGAAGATAGCTGGACAGAAAAAACGGATACAGATGTAAATCATAGATTATTCCCTATACCACAAAGTGCCGTTGATGGTGCTTCTGGTATAGATGGTTTCTTGGATCAGAACCAAGGGTACTAA
- a CDS encoding metallophosphoesterase yields the protein MKRFISFLFVLMMHLVCSSQTIKSEVQIAFMADVHFADVYPELKDLSSDVYTDTVNGKNVLIRSMESQLHSTRLFNENYFAFQAALDDAVERGIKIIAMPGDFSDDGQPMHIKGLKKIMNHYVDKYNVSFFMVNGNHDPTRPYGKQGGERDFLANDGRLQPIMSTDGLYTSSSNGVKPTVISKEISEWGYKEILEELEDDGFFPQKHYTYWETPFSAYTYEQYTYEKAVMASKLGQRIVMKNEPLNTIPDVSYLVEPVEGIWLLAIDANVYTPKSNGDGFNGSGIGYNEVLKYKRYLLKWTEKVVENANRLGKTLIAFSHYPMVDFNDGATDEMKQLFGAKSFQAHRVPDQVVGEIFADMGLKVHVGGHMHLNDTGVITTPKGNTLTNIQTPSLAAYAPGYKIITVGNSDSLEVETIVLDSVTSFNSFFKNYKVEYNFLADNFPDRLWDDTILSSTNYREFTNTHLQELVSWRLLPTDWPEHIRELLVGKTGWQLVKQVYTEQLSEREIVIKLNDKDLAITDFENWTGEDLILDFYRFRNADKIALKDIDATRLKAYHFLFNALLSQPNHETVVPLQQFARIFQKQMNGEESENFKIDLN from the coding sequence ATGAAGCGTTTTATATCCTTTTTATTTGTTCTAATGATGCATTTGGTATGCAGTTCTCAAACTATAAAGAGTGAAGTTCAAATTGCCTTCATGGCCGATGTTCATTTCGCAGATGTATATCCTGAATTGAAAGATTTAAGTTCTGATGTATATACCGATACCGTGAATGGTAAAAATGTACTCATACGTTCCATGGAATCGCAATTGCATTCTACCCGATTGTTCAATGAAAATTATTTCGCTTTTCAAGCTGCATTAGATGATGCTGTTGAAAGAGGAATTAAAATCATTGCAATGCCTGGTGATTTTAGTGATGACGGTCAGCCAATGCATATTAAGGGGTTAAAAAAAATAATGAACCATTATGTTGACAAGTACAACGTGTCTTTCTTTATGGTAAATGGTAATCATGACCCTACAAGACCCTATGGTAAACAAGGCGGTGAGCGCGATTTTCTAGCTAACGATGGTCGACTACAGCCTATTATGAGTACCGATGGGTTATATACGTCAAGCTCTAATGGGGTAAAGCCTACAGTTATTTCTAAAGAAATTTCAGAATGGGGCTATAAAGAGATTTTAGAAGAGTTGGAAGACGATGGCTTTTTTCCACAAAAACATTACACGTATTGGGAAACACCTTTTTCTGCGTACACCTATGAACAATATACGTATGAAAAAGCAGTAATGGCATCTAAATTGGGTCAGAGAATTGTAATGAAGAATGAGCCCTTAAATACAATACCAGACGTAAGCTATTTAGTAGAGCCGGTCGAAGGTATTTGGCTTTTGGCAATAGATGCAAATGTGTATACACCAAAATCAAACGGTGACGGATTTAACGGTTCTGGAATAGGATATAATGAGGTATTGAAATATAAAAGATATTTACTGAAATGGACGGAAAAAGTAGTTGAAAATGCGAATCGTTTAGGTAAGACCTTAATTGCATTTAGTCATTACCCTATGGTAGATTTCAATGACGGGGCAACCGATGAAATGAAACAGTTATTCGGTGCCAAAAGTTTTCAAGCACATCGTGTACCTGATCAGGTGGTAGGTGAAATTTTTGCCGATATGGGATTAAAAGTGCACGTGGGTGGGCATATGCATTTAAACGATACAGGTGTCATAACTACCCCAAAAGGCAATACGTTAACGAATATTCAGACGCCTTCATTGGCTGCTTATGCGCCTGGCTATAAAATTATTACAGTAGGGAATTCAGATAGTTTAGAAGTGGAAACGATTGTGTTGGATTCGGTGACTTCTTTTAATTCTTTTTTTAAGAACTATAAAGTGGAGTATAATTTTTTAGCGGATAATTTTCCTGATAGATTATGGGATGATACCATTTTATCATCTACCAATTACAGAGAATTTACCAATACACATTTGCAAGAATTAGTAAGTTGGCGATTATTACCCACAGATTGGCCAGAACATATTAGAGAGTTATTAGTTGGCAAAACAGGATGGCAATTAGTAAAGCAAGTATATACTGAGCAACTATCTGAAAGGGAAATAGTAATAAAACTGAATGATAAGGATCTTGCTATAACTGATTTTGAAAATTGGACTGGGGAAGATTTGATCCTAGATTTTTATCGTTTTAGAAACGCCGATAAAATAGCTTTGAAAGATATTGACGC